One stretch of Prunus persica cultivar Lovell chromosome G1, Prunus_persica_NCBIv2, whole genome shotgun sequence DNA includes these proteins:
- the LOC109946670 gene encoding uncharacterized protein LOC109946670, with product MTLRGAAQDWFHTLLSGLISNFKKLAYVFTKEYTSYQMMKKNLDHLYNLGKKPDESLRAYIKRFKAKKANIVGCDDRIASSAIKEGLPAEHNLCHELTMTSSQTLAEVFTTAERYALWDDDRIASKKSTEQEDLMTKRAYERSDKLGSKDKDKRTSRPQGEATTKENYTKFSIHIHQILAQVKDKPWVKRLPPLKGDPSKRDTRKYCAFHGTHGHNTNNCFA from the coding sequence ATGACTTTGCGAGGAGCAGCTCAGGATTGGTTCCATACCCTGCTATCAGGGTTAATCAGCAACTTCAAGAAGCTTGCTTATGTTTTTACCAAAGAGTACACTTCTTACCAAATGATGAAAAAGAACCTTGACCACTTGTACAACCTAGGCAAGAAGCCTGACGAATCCCTTCGAGCTTACATCAAGAGATTCAAAGCCAAAAAGGCCAACATCGTAGGGTGTGATGACCGAATCGCATCCTCTGCAATCAAGGAAGGTCTTCCAGCAGAACACAACTTATGCCATGAGTTGACTATGACTTCCAGCCAGACTCTGGCAGAGGTTTTCACTACCGCGGAACGCTACGCGCTCTGGGATGATGATCGAATCGCCTCGAAGAAGTCCACTGAGCAGGAAGATCTGATGACCAAGCGAGCATATGAAAGAAGTGACAAGCTTGGCAGCAAGGACAAAGACAAACGCACATCGCGCCCACAAGGCGAAGCCACGACAAAGgagaactacaccaagttctCCATCCATATACATCAAATTTTAGCCCAAGTGAAGGACAAACCTTGGGTAAAAAGGCTGCCACCCTTGAAAGGAGATCCGAGTAAGAGGGATACCAGAAAGTATTGTGCTTTCCATGGGACACACGGGCATAATACGAATAATTGCTTTGCTTGA